From the genome of Capsicum annuum cultivar UCD-10X-F1 chromosome 4, UCD10Xv1.1, whole genome shotgun sequence:
AATTATTACTCTAGAAGTCTAGGTTCGAGCCCTTGGTATGGAGTCGTCTTTGTAGGGAGCCTTTAACACCCCCCCACCCCAACCGAAGTGTGACTTTCTGGCGTGGAGCCGGATTACGTTCTAATATGGGTATCGGACAAAAGAGGAGGAAATGTAGCTCAaagattcaatattattattattttgatatttttatcataGTGTGGACTTTCTGGCGCCGAGAAAAGGAAATGTAGCtcaaagattcaattttttttttccctattttttgGGTTATAAGTGCTGAAAATTAGGTAAGAATTTGATTTATTCAGTTTTTGGAAGATGgggtttttgaaaattttctttgtttttcagaAATGGGATACAGAGAATTTGGAGTGGAGACGAGGAACAATCGAAGAGCATTGAGTGCAATTAATCAGAATTTTATTGGAGCTAATCAGTACCCTTGTGTTGTTAACAAGAGAGGATTATCTGAgtaagtttttcaattttttttttttttttgtaatatatatatgttttcattTTTGTTCTTCTTGAGCTGATTTGTTGATTTGCTTGATATCTCAGTGCTAATGAAATCTGCAACAAGAATCCTCCTATTCCAGCTCATAGACCAATCACAAGGTTAGATATATATAGTCAAATTCAATCTTTGGGAGTGGTATGTGGTTGTTGTTCGTCTCACTGATCCTTCCGTACTAGTAGTTGTACTAATCCTCGTCTAGGTTCTTGTTCCTTCGCTTTCTGTTACTATCTGTCGTCCCCTttagtttgtttattttatcattttgttgTAGTTAGTGTTTCTTTTGTAGTATGCTTAGTCATGCCTTGTATAGTATTTTGTCTTTGGTTTCTCAGCTCGTGTTATTTTCTTGAGCGGGGAGGGTCTATCGGAAGCAACCTCTTTACCTCCTAAGGGTAGGGGAAGTTACACACTACCTGActtagaccccacttgtgggattacactgtgtatgttgttgttgttgtttgaggACCGTTTCTTGGAATCTGACAAGTGAATGTAAATTTTCTTTAATGAAGGAAATTTGCTGCACAAATTGCTAGCTCACGACAGCATTATCAAGAGGtattattcaaaatcatttttcctaTTCATGGATTAATGaaaattgattcttgaattaTTGAGGTTTCGTTGTAGTTTATATAGTAACTCACGTAGGCGTAGCCACGATTTCAATTTTATGGGGTTCTGGATTTTTTACAACAAAGACTCCAAATGCTACTTAGGGGTTCTAAGTTAAATGCGAGAACGTATTTAATGAATTTCTCTATCTCCGCGACGTCTAACAGGAAACCAAGAAACCTAAATTAGCAGCTGAAGGTTTTCATGTATGGGAGGATGTACATATAATAGATGTGGATGAATATGAGGCAGAAAAGGACCAACCTGTTCCAATGTCTTTGGAACAAACTGAGACGATATTACATGACAACAAGACTCAAATGGTAAGAGACAACGTTGACTGTATCAATGAGCTGAGTTTCTTGGCCTTTCGGTAAAATATGCTGGGATTTTAGATAGATAACGTTCATAAATTTTCTCAGGAGATTGAGATGGAGGATATATTTGAGGAGACGGCGATAGATATTGACAGTGGTGACTTAAAGAATCCACTTGCAGCTGTTGACTATGTCCAAGATCTGTATGCTTACTACTCAAAAATGGAAGTAAGTCCATGTAACACTACAACTTTACCAATGTGTATTTGGTATACATAGTCTGGGGCGGATCTACAATATCTTAAGGCAAATAGGGTAAAAAAATCCATCTACGTTAAAGGAAGCTTCTAGTGTTGCATTAAAGGTGAATTTGGTCTAAAGTCAGGGGCGAATCTACAATATGTGAAGTGGTTCAATCGAGTTCCCTTCATCGAGAAGTTATATTGTGGCAAATAGGGTAAAAAAACAATCTTTTTGTATATATAGTTAGTGTAGCATTAAAGGTGCCAGGTTCTAAGACGACGAGTCACGGCCTGTTCCAAATGATGTTTGAATTTATTGAAAGTTATTTGAACTGTGTTTCACATGGTAGTTATTGAATGTTCACACAATAGGATATACAGTATATATTTAACACTTGTTTGATCAAAGTAGTTTAATGTTTTGAATTCacatgttttgaatgtggtttcttATTACATTTGACTATACAGGTCTGCAGCTGTGTCTCGCCAGACTATATGGCACAACAGTCTGACGTAAACGAGAGGATGAGATCTATACTAATAGACTGGCTAATTGAGGTACTTAAATTTTTACTCAATAGGAGAGTGAACTAGCAAATTAAGTTGTTAATAGTTGCCGCATATTTAATTGCTTATCCTGAACGAACAGGTACATCACAAGTTCGATCTCAGGGAAGAGACGTTATTCTTAACTGTTAACTTAATAGATAGATTTTTGGAGAAGCAATCTGTTGTGAGAAAGAAGCTGCAGCTTGTTGGACTGGTTGCCACACTACTCGCGTGTAAATATGAGGAGGTTACTCTCCCTGTGGTGGATGATTTGGTGTTTATTTCGGATAAAGCATACTCAAGGAAGGAGGTTCTTGAAATGGTATATAGCTATCAATATATCTATCGATGTCAACTATTTTACTGCATTTTCAACTGTTACTTAAAGATGTCACGTCGTATCCCTGTAGGAAAAATTGATGCTCAATACACTCCAGTTTAATATGTCCGTTCCTACTCCATATGTTTTTATGAGAAGATTTCTCAAGGCTGCTCAATCGGATCGAAAGGTTGGTTAGTCATGACAGAGTCTTGGAGTTTCTGACATTCTTGATAATttacattctctaactttgtTGTACTACTTTGTAATAACAGCTTGAGCTACTTTCGTTCTTCTTGATTGAGCTTTGCCTCGTGGAATACGAGATGCTTAAATTCCCACCATCCTTTATCGCTGCTGCTGCAATCTTTACAGCTCAGTGCACACTTTATGGTGTTAAACAATGGAGCACGACTTGTGAGTTGCATACAAAATACTCAGAAGATCAACTTCTGTGAGTGAACGAACTAACTACCCCTCCACATTCTGTGACGATTGTAACTAATTTCTTTCTCGAGCTTGATCTAATTTAGCTCTTTTTTTAGGGAGTGCTCGAGATTGATCGTGGGATTCCACCAAAGGGCAGCAACGGGGAAACTAACAGGGGTACATAGAAAGTATAACACGTCTAAATCTGGTTATGCAGCAAAATGTGCGCCAGCTCATTTTCTTCTTGAGCAGTGCCAATAAGAGGATGAACATGTTTAGTTTTTACTAACTTTACGTGACATCTTTAGTCGGGTCTCTAATTTATATCATATGGTGAGCGTCTAATGGAGTTACAGAACTTAAAATAACTCGCAACTGCTGAATTTGACAACTTTTTCGTAGATTAGTTTAGGCTCATTTGTGAACAACTTTGAGTTGTCCTGAAttgtgtttttttctctttttacaacTGTAATAAAATcattagatattttattcatattaatgTTGTCTCCTTCTCATTTTTACCAGTAAATGAAACATGATGTTATTAAGCACTGCTCTGATCACACCAAGTCCTTAAGCGTGGTACATAGCACACTTGACTGGACTGTTTGAATTTGTAACAAAGCTGGACTTTTCAGACCTAAGCTCAACCAATGTAGCACATAGCACCCAATTATATCAAGGATAGGAATGCGAAGAATGTGGACTTGACTGGACTGTGTTTGAAGTTGTAACGAAGTTGGACTTCTCAGGCGTAAGTAACTAAACTCTCAACCAATATAGAACAACATAGCACCCAATGTCGAGTATATCACGGATAGGAATGTGGGGTGTGAAGAAAGATGGGACAGCTCGAGTCCAACTCAATTCGAAAAGCTACCTCATGATCTTAGATACAATCAATGAAAGAAGAAAGACATCATAAGACATCCAAAGAAATTGAGAACTATTAAACGAGCAAAGATCATGAGGCAATGACCATTTTGTTCTTTTATCGTTGTTGCTCAAAGCGATGATGATATATTTCCAGATATGATGAATATTAATTTCAATATGTGAGCTAACTTAGAAAGCCTtgaaacagcctctgacagacAGAAATGCAAGGAAAACCGCAGACCCTTTTGTTCATCTATCGTTGTTGCTCAAAAGCGATGATGATACACGGTCTTGGAGGAAAGCAAGAGTTTGCTAACATTTCCAGATATGATGAATATCAATTTCACTATGTGAGCTAACATACAAAGGCTTGAAAACAGTCCCTGACAGATAAAAATGCAAGGAAGACTGCGGACCCTTTTGTTCTTCTATCGTTGTTGCTCAAATGCGATGATGATACACGGTCTTGCAGAAAGCAAAAGTTTGCTAACATTTCCAGATATGCTGAATATCAATTTCAATATGTGAGCTAACTTACAAAGCCTTGAAAATAGCCTCTGACAGACAGAAATGCAAGGAAGACCGCGGACCCTTTTGTTCTTCTATCGTTGTTGCTCAAAAACGATGATGATACATGGTCTTGGAGAAAGCAAGAGTTTGCTAACATTTCCAGATATGATGAATATCAATTTCAATATGTGAGCTAACTTATAAAGCCTTGAAAATAGCCTCTAACAGACAGAAATGCAAGGAAGACCGCGGACCCTTTTGTTCTTCTATCGTTGTTGCTCAAAAGCGATGATGATACACGGTCTTGGAGAAAGCAAGGGTTTACTAACATTTCTAGATATGATGAATATCAATTTCAATATGTGAGCTAACTTAGAAAGCCTtgaaacagcctctgacagacAGAAATGCAAGGAAAACCGCAGACCCTTTTGTTCATCTATCGTTGTTGCTGAAAAGCGATGATGATACACGGTCTTGGAGAAAGCAAGAGTTTGCTAAAATTTCTAGATATTATGAATATCAATTTCACTATGTGAGATAACATACAAAGGcttgaaaacagcctctgacaGATAAAAATGCAAGAAAGACCGCAAACCCTTTTGTTCTTCTATCGTTGTTGCTCAAATGCGATGATGATACACGGTCTTGGAGAAAGCAAGAGTTTTCTAACATTTCCAGATATGAtgaatatcaattttaatatGTGAGATAACTTACAAAgtcttgaaaacagcctctgaTAGACAGAAATGCAAGGAAGACTGTAGACCCTTTTGTTCTTCTATCGTTGTTGCTCAAAAGCGATAATGATACACGGTCTTGGAGAAAGAAAGGGTCTGCTAACATTTCTAGATATGATGAATATCAATTTCAATATGTGAGCTAACTTTGAAAGACTTGAAACAGCCTGTGACAGACAGAAATGCAAGGAAGACCGCAGATCCTTTTGTTCATCTATCGTTGTTGCTCAAAAACGATGATGATACACGGTCTTGGAGAAAGCAAGAGTTTGCTAACATTTCCAGATACTATGAATANNNNNNNNNNNNNNNNNNNNNNNNNNNNNNNNNNNNNNNNNNNNNNNNNNNNNNNNNNNNNNNNNNNNNNNNNNNNNNNNNNNNNNNNNNNNNNNNNNNNNNNNNNNNNNNNNNNNNNNNNNNNNNNNNNNNNNNNNNNNNNNNNNNNNNNNNNNNNNNNNNNNNNNNNNNNNNNNNNNNNNNNNNNNNNNNNNNNNNNNNNNNNNNNNNNNNNNNNNNNNNNNNNNNNNNNNNNNNNNNNNNNNNNNNNNNNNNNNNNNNNNNNNNNNNNNNNNNNNNNNNNNNNNNNNNNNNNNNNNNNNNNNNNNNNNNNNNNNNNNNNNNNNNNNNNNNNNNNNNNNNNNNNNNNNNNNNNNNNNNNNNNNNNNNNNNNNNNNNNNNNNNNNNNNNNNNNNNNNNNNNNNNNNNNNNNNNNNNNNNNNNNNNNNNNNNNNNNNNNNNNNNNNNNNNNNNNNNNNNNNNNNNNNNNNNNNNNNNNNNNNNNNNNNNNNNNNNNNNNNNNNNNNNNNNNNNNNNNNNNNNNNNNNNNNNNNNNNNNNNNNNNNNNNNNNNNNNNNNNNNNNNNNNNNNNNNNNNNNNNNNNNNNNNNNNNNNNNNNNNNNNNNNNNNNNNNNNNNNNNNNNNNNNNNNNNNNNNNNNNNNNNNNNNNNNNNNNNNNNNNNNNNNNNNNNNNNNNNNNNNNNNNNNNNNNNNNNNNNNNNNNNNNNNNNNNNNNNNNNNNNNNNNNNNNNNNNNNNNNNNNNNNNNNNNNNNNNNNNNNNNNNNNNNNNNNNNNNNNNNNNNNNNNNNNNNNNNNNNNNNNNNNNNNNNNNNNNNNNNNNNNNNNNNNNNNNNNNNNNNNNNNNNNNNNNNNNNNNNNNNNNNNNNNNNNNNNNNNNNNNNNNNNNNNNNNNNNNNNNNNNNNNNNNNNNNNNNNNNNNNNNNNNNNNNNNNNNNNNNNNNNNNNNNNNNNNNNNNNNNNNNNNNNNNNNNNNNNNNNNNNNNNNNNNNNNNNNNNNNNNNNNNNNNNNNNNNNNNNNNNNNNNNNNNNNNNNNNNNNNNNNNNNNNNNNNNNNNNNNNNNNNNNNNNNNNNNNNNNNNNNNNNNNNNNNNNNNNNNNNNNNNNNNNNNNNNNNNNNNNNNNNNNNNNNNNNNNNNNNNNNNNNNNNNNNNNNNNNNNNNNNNNNNNNNNNNNNNNNNNNNNNNNNNNNNNNNNNNNNNNNNNNNNNNNNNNNNNNNNNNNNNNNNNNNNNNNNNNNNNNNNNNNNNNNNNNNNNNNNNNNNNNNNNNNNNNNNNNNNNNNNNNNNNNNNNNNNNNNNNNNNNNNNNNNNNNNNNNNNNNNNNNNNNNNNNNNNNNNNNNNNNNNNNNNNNNNNNNNNNNNNNNNNNNNNNNNNNNNNNNNNNNNNNNNNNNNNNNNNNNNNNNNNNNNNNNNNNNNNNNNNNNNNNNNNNNNNNNNNNNNNNNNNNNNNNNNNNNNNNNNNNNNNNNNNNNNNNNNNNNNNNNNNNNNNNNNNNNNNNNNNNNNNNNNNNNNNNNNNNNNNNNNNNNNNNNNNNNNNNNNNNNNNNNNNNNNNNNNNNNNNNNNNNNNNNNNNNNNNNNNNNNNNNNNNNNNNNNNNNNNNNNNNNNNNNNNNNNNNNNNNNNNNNNNNNNNNNNNNNNNNNNNNNNNNNNNNNNNNNNNNNNNNNNNNNNNNNNNNNNNNNNNNNNNNNNNNNNNNNNNNNNNNNNNNNNNNNNNNNNNNNNNNNNNNNNNNNNNNNNNNNNNNNNNNNNNNNNNNNNNNNNNNNNNNNNNNNNNNNNNNNNNNNNNNNNNNNNNNNNNNNNNNNNNNNNNNNNNNNNNNNNNNNNNNNNNNNNNNNNNNNNNNNNNNNNNNNNNNNNNNNNNNNNNNNNNNNNNNNNNNNNNNNNNNNNNNNNNNNNNNNNNNNNNNNNNNNNNNNNNNNNNNNNNNNNNNNNNNNNNNNNNNNNNNNNNNNNNNNNNNNNNNNNNNNNNNNNNNNNNNNNNNNNNNNNNNNNNNNNNNNNNNNNNNNNNNNNNNNNNNNNNNNNNNNNNNNNNNNNNNNNNNNNNNNNNNNNNNNNNNNNNNNNNNNNNNNNNNNNNNNNNNNNNNNNNNNNNNNNNNNNNNNNNNNNNNNNNNNNNNNNNNNNNNNNNNNNNNNNNNNNNNNNNNNNNNNNNNNNNNNNNNNNNNNNNNNNNNNNNNNNNNNNNNNNNNNNNNNNNNNNNNNNNNNNNNNNNNNNNNNNNNNNNNNNNNNNNNNNNNNNNNNNNNNNNNNNNNNNNNNNNNNNNNNNNNNNNNNNNNNNNNNNNNNNNNNNNNNNNNNNNNNNNNNNNNNNNNNNNNNNNNNNNNNNNNNNNNNNNNNNNNNNNNNNNNNNNNNNNNNNNNNNNNNNNNNNNNNNNNNNNNNNNNNNNNNNNNNNNNNNNNNNNNNNNNNNNNNNNNNNNNNNNNNNNNNNNNNNNNNNNNNNNNNNNNNNNNNNNNNNNNNNNNNNNNNNNNNNNNNNNNNNNNNNNNNNNNNNNNNNNNNNNNNNNNNNNNNNNNNNNNNNNNNNNNNNNNNNNNNNNNNNNNNNNNNNNNNNNNNNNNNNNNNNNNNNNNNNNNNNNNNNNNNNNNNNNNNNNNNNNNNNNNNNNNNNNNNNNNNNNNNNNNNNNNNNNNNNNNNNNNNNNNNNNNNNNNNNNNNNNNNNNNNNNNNNNNNNNNNNNNNNNNNNNNNNNNNNNNNNNNNNNNN
Proteins encoded in this window:
- the LOC107868234 gene encoding G2/mitotic-specific cyclin-2, translated to MGVSSNENNQARMTKSTNGQEMGYREFGVETRNNRRALSAINQNFIGANQYPCVVNKRGLSDANEICNKNPPIPAHRPITRKFAAQIASSRQHYQEETKKPKLAAEGFHVWEDVHIIDVDEYEAEKDQPVPMSLEQTETILHDNKTQMEIEMEDIFEETAIDIDSGDLKNPLAAVDYVQDLYAYYSKMEVCSCVSPDYMAQQSDVNERMRSILIDWLIEVHHKFDLREETLFLTVNLIDRFLEKQSVVRKKLQLVGLVATLLACKYEEVTLPVVDDLVFISDKAYSRKEVLEMEKLMLNTLQFNMSVPTPYVFMRRFLKAAQSDRKLELLSFFLIELCLVEYEMLKFPPSFIAAAAIFTAQCTLYGVKQWSTTCELHTKYSEDQLLECSRLIVGFHQRAATGKLTGVHRKYNTSKSGYAAKCAPAHFLLEQCQ